DNA from Vibrio japonicus:
CGGTTTTGATTTTGCCTAATGCGGCGGAAGATGACTCAGCCGCGATGGGAATCGATGCACTCCCAGACACAGCGATGATTTGTTCTTGTTTTGATGTTAGTAAAGGCGATATCAAACAAGCCGTCGCCGCAGGATGCACCACAATGGCGGAACTAAAATCGAGCACTAACGCGTCTACGGGGTGTGGCGGCTGTTCAGCACTGGCAAAACAGGTTTTGGATAACGAGTTGTTAAGCCTTGGCGTTGAAGTGAACAACGACCTGTGTGAACACTTTGCTTATTCACGCCAAGAGTTGAGTGACATTATTCGAGTCAACCAGATCAAAACCTTTGATGAACTGCTGCATAGCCACGGTTCTGGGCTGGGTTGTGAAGTGTGTAAGCCCACTATTGGCTCTATTTTGGCGTCATACTGGAATGACTATATTCTCGACGACAAACATGTCGAACTCCAAGACAGTAATGATATCTACCTCGGTAACATTCAGAAAGACGGCACTTACTCTGTTGTACCGCGTGTTGCTGGTGGTGAAATTACCCCTGAAAAACTGATCGTATTGGGTGAAGTGGCGAAAGAATTTGACCTCTACACCAAAATCACGGGTGGTCAGCGTATCGATTTGTTTGGCGCACAGCTCAATGATTTACCGCTGATCTGGAAGCGATTGGTTGACGCTGGGTTTGAGACTGGCCACGCCTACGGTAAGTCTGTACGTACGGTTAAATCTTGCGTGGGTAGCACTTGGTGTCGTTTTGGTGTGGGCGATAGTGTCGGCTTCGCAATCGACATCGAAAATCGCTACAAAGGCTTACGTTCTCCGCACAAAATCAAGTTTGCGGTTTCAGGCTGCACGCGCGAATGTGCCGAAGCGCAGTCGAAAGATATCGGCGTGATCGCGACTGAAAACGGTTGGAACCTGTACGTTTGTGGTAACGGTGGTATGCGCCCTCGCCATGCTGACTTGTTCGCTTCTGACTTGGATGACATCACGCTTATTCAATACATCGACCGCATTTTGATGTTTTATATCCGCACCGCTGACCGCTTGCAGCGTACTTCCGTATGGCTTGAAAACCTCGAAGGTGGTTTGGATTACCTTAAGAAAGTCGTCATCGAAGATAAGCTCGGCTTGTGTGAAGAACTCGAAAATGAGATGGCGGCCAATATCGCCAAATATCAGTGTGAATGGAAAACAACACTCGAATCACCAGAGAAACTCAAACGCTTTAACCACTTCATCAACAGCGATAAACGTGATGAGCGACTGAAGTTTATCTCAATGCGCGATCAGCGTTTTCCTGAGCCCTCGAAGATCAAGAGCCAGAGAAAGAGCGAACAACAAAAGATTGAAGTGGTGGAAGTGCAATAACCGCGACTTCAACCTACCCAAAGATTACTTAATACGATTTAGCATCAAAGGAGACTCACAATGGAAAACTGGGTAACCATCTGTCAGGTATCTGACTTAGTACCTAATGCCGGGGTATGTGCATTGGTCGTCGATCAGCAAGTGGCGATATTTAGCTGCACCCGTACTGGCTCGCTTTATGCGGTGTCAAATTATGACCCAATCGGCGATGCCAATGTACTATCGCGAGGCATTATCGGCTCACTCGACGGTCAGCCTTATGTGGCTTCCCCGCTCTACAAACAGCACTTCCACTTGGAAACCGGCGTTTGTTTAGAAGAACCGCATTATCAAATTAAAACCTATCCTGTCCGTGAATATCACGGCTCAATACAGGTTCAATCGGCGCTTTCGCAA
Protein-coding regions in this window:
- the nirD gene encoding nitrite reductase small subunit NirD, producing MENWVTICQVSDLVPNAGVCALVVDQQVAIFSCTRTGSLYAVSNYDPIGDANVLSRGIIGSLDGQPYVASPLYKQHFHLETGVCLEEPHYQIKTYPVREYHGSIQVQSALSQAA
- the nirB gene encoding nitrite reductase large subunit NirB is translated as MSKQRVVVVGNGMVGHKFIETMIQRERDDVEVITFSEESRLAYDRVQLTSYLSGKTADDLALTDEAYYEKNGVKYVVNEKVVQLDTTEKNVITASGRVEAYDKLVLATGSFPFVPPIPGNDQEHCFVYRTIEDLDAIELSSKQSQSGVVIGGGLLGLEAANAIKNLGLETHVVEFAPRLMAVQLEDGGGALLRRKIEGMGVAVHTEKATTEIVAGESARYRMNFTDGSHLETDMIVFSAGIRPQDELARSSDIEIGERGGIVINNYCQTSQPDVYAIGECALWQSQIFGLVAPGYQMAKVAVGHLLGDELPAEFTGADMSTKLKLLGVDVASIGEVHGRTEGAQSYTYNDEIEQVYKRLIVSADGSKIVGAVLVGDAEAYGTLLQLKQNDMPLPSNPSVLILPNAAEDDSAAMGIDALPDTAMICSCFDVSKGDIKQAVAAGCTTMAELKSSTNASTGCGGCSALAKQVLDNELLSLGVEVNNDLCEHFAYSRQELSDIIRVNQIKTFDELLHSHGSGLGCEVCKPTIGSILASYWNDYILDDKHVELQDSNDIYLGNIQKDGTYSVVPRVAGGEITPEKLIVLGEVAKEFDLYTKITGGQRIDLFGAQLNDLPLIWKRLVDAGFETGHAYGKSVRTVKSCVGSTWCRFGVGDSVGFAIDIENRYKGLRSPHKIKFAVSGCTRECAEAQSKDIGVIATENGWNLYVCGNGGMRPRHADLFASDLDDITLIQYIDRILMFYIRTADRLQRTSVWLENLEGGLDYLKKVVIEDKLGLCEELENEMAANIAKYQCEWKTTLESPEKLKRFNHFINSDKRDERLKFISMRDQRFPEPSKIKSQRKSEQQKIEVVEVQ